The window actgattcccctagagcttcctaatgaggattccctcttgatagtacggatactctacgaccaaagataataaaagcgtagaggacacgtcttcgatcttttcctacgagaggcaatagcaatccgatgtaagcctaagcatcgagaacctgaaacatatagcacacgattagaccacaaagggttgtcatcatcatccaaaacataaagtagggaaatgccctttcaacacCGAAACAACATATTTTTCGCTAATCAAAATGAAAGCGTAAAACTTGTGCCTAGCTTATATTTAAAGACATTATGCCACAAAAAACTAACTACCTATGAATTGGGGAGTTCAGTTACTAAGatgtttaatgcacttagcacctcatctaagtatCTTTGCATTGGAAGATGCCTAATTGATTTCATTTAGTAGAACCTAGATTAATTTCAGCATTTCTAGCATTCTGCAATAAAGTTGCATTGCTAATTAAGTACAACAAAGGAATTATTAACACCATTCTTTTAGGTGTACCAAGTGTCCAGGTTCTTCGATAGTCCTACCATCTCTTTGGATCCTATTGCTTATCCAGGTTGCAACTACTTGGCCCCAAGTTTTCCTAAGTTTTGTAGTATCTTTTTGAGTAGCTTTGTCACATAGCATGACCTCCACGATAGTTACCATTTGTTGGTCTATCTCACTCAGTGCAATCTCTTGATTATTATCAATTTTTTCATCAGAATACTCCTCAAACTGGTTCATGAATTGAATGAATATGTTTTCTTGAGGGGTTTTCAACAGAAACTCAACCAAGCATTTAGTCGAAGGAGCGGGAGCATCTTGAATATTTAGTTTGAATGTGTTCGCTTGTCTTTAAATATTTGTTCTAAAAACTCCTTCATTACCTCCAGATGGGAATAATATAACTGGCACGAGAACTTGGGTATCAATTTTTTCCTACGGCAGTTAGGTCATCAATTTAACCTACGAAAGTGAACTAAGCATAGATGGCCAACTTCTTTGTGGTGGAACCAACCCGCCACTAGTGCtcgcatttttctgaatttatttcagtctTTTCGTCGATgttcgttcagtgggaggagatcttCCCTTCGACTACGAGACGTctgtggtgacttcgtcaatcttaaGATGTGATGTCAGCTCATTACCTCAGAGGTGCTTATAGGGTTAAGGTGTGCGTGCATGCGTTCATAGGGTTAGTATATGGGCGTGTATGTGGGCATCAACGATTGTATTGtgttatgtataacatgccaaaagaaatatatgtttagaaacttcATTTGACAGCGAATTTAAGAAAATGGCATACACCATATTTTTCGCTAATTAAAACCAAAGCCTAAAACTTGTGCCCGTCTTATATTTTTATACGAAGGGAGTAATATGAGGGAGCATAGTTTTTGCCTCCATCCAATAAAAATTGGATTGGGTTTGGTGGTGAAGGGGTTGGATTCGTTGGTATTATGTCCGGTGGAGTCTGAATCAATCGCTGCTAAATGGCGACGGCCAGCGTACGATCTGTTGATACTGCGCCGTCGTTGCTTACGGGGAGTATCCAAAGACATCACTCCATCAACCACTGCGTCAATAATATGggtagcattaagcatagcaattaGCAACCCAAGCAGAGTAGCTAGGTTTCTTCTATTCCTGACCTATAAGAACACTTGAGCAAGGTGTTATGCTCCTAATAAATGTACTACCAGTGGAAACCTACTTGTTCAGGGTAAGGCGGAAAGAATTGGACATCAAGATAAGGCGATGCACCAACTATTTCATCAAGATATTATGGAAACCAAGCTTGAAACAGCAACATCGCGATGACGAAATGTCAACTTGTAAAGAAAATGACAGTTTCGATATAATCTTTTCGCTCCTCGGCCACAAAATAATGTGGGGGCAGCAATGATTTGCTCCTACCACGCAAGTTCGGTAGATAATAATTTACCAACATATACTAATGAGTGAAGGTCGGTACTCCATAGCATCATAACCAAAAGGTAGAGCGCTGATTGTCTGGGCCTTAACAACTAACCACCGTTAACATGGTGGCCAGTTCCAAATGAGCACCAGAATCTTCACTACACAATTTATATAAATAAACAAAGAATATGCCCTCCCTTATGCGAGATGGATGTCTGTGGAGCTGGCATGTGTTGTTTCGTTCTTCATCTTTCACAAATAATGCCCAGCACGACGACaacaagtaaaataaccggctcaaTGATCACAACAGATCCACATCCAGGTTGCTCACCGAATCCATCTCAACTGATACCATGGCCACATCAATCCGCTTAATTAACCCCATCATCTCCAAGAGCAGCTCGCCTGTCTCGTCGAACAAGATTTCTCATCTTATTTGCTAAGTACAGTTTTTCTCCCTAATTTTGTTTTCTCTCCATTTCGCGGCATCATTATCAGCCGTCCGGCTGGAGTTCATATATTGTGAAAATGGACGTCTCATCTAATCCTTGTATTCTCGCAGAGTTTATTCATCATCTTGTGGTCTAGGTAAGGTAACATTGCCGAAATAATATATTGACTACCTACTAAGAACTTGGTCACGTAAAACACGTCAAAAAATAATGTTCATATTACTGAACACTGGGATCAGTTCGTAGTTCTGTACTCCTCTACGCGAAGGCCTGCGCCTCGATCTCGGCCTTCACCATGGCGGCGTAGAGGCCGTCGCGGTGGTTCGCGAGGAGGGTCTCGTGGCTGCCGAACTCCACGGTCCTGCCGGCGCTCACCACGGTGATGCGGTCGGCGTCGCGGATCGTGGAGAGGCGGTGCGCCACCGTGATCGTCGTCGCGCGCCGCGACACTCGTCGCAGCGCCTCCTGCACGTGCTTCTCGGACTCGAGGTCCAGCGCGCTGCTCGCCTCGTCCAGGAGCAGTATCCTCGACTGCTTCAGGACTGCTCGCGCGATGGCGATCCTCTGCTTCTGACCACCTGACAGCTGCACCCCACTCTCCCCAACCTGCCAAAAATAAGCAGTTAGTATATAATGTCTAAAATGTGTGAAAACCATGTAAACAACATTTTAATTTACAAAATGTTTAGTTTTGAGTAAATACAAGTGTTAAGATTGGCATTGGAAGTTGAGATTAATGAGCAGTTTTTTTAAGAACAATTTGTGAGCAGTGGTACCCACTTGAGTGTCGTAGCCTTGGGGAAGCCCAGCGATGAACTTGTGGATGTTGGCCTCCTTCGCAGCATTCTCGATTTCGGCCCACGCGGCCTTCGGGTTGCCGAACCCAATGTTTTCCCTGATAGACCCACTGAACAGGGccggctcctggcccaccatcgcGCACTCCCCCCTGAGCCACTTGAGGTCCAGCTCCCGCACGTCCATGCCGCCCACCGTCACGGTTCCCCCCAGCGGGTCGTAGAAGCGCTGCACCAGCCACACCACCGTCGACTTGCCGCTCCCGCTCGGCCCGACCACCGCCACCGTGCTCCCGAACTTCACGCGCAGCGAGAAGTCGTTCAGCACCGTCACGTCCGGCCGCGACGGGTACGCGAAGATCACCTTCCTCAGTTCCACGTCCATCGGCTTCCCGTCCTTGATCGTCCGCCGCTTCGTGCCCTCCTCGTTGATCGTCGGCCGCCGCTTCAGGATGGACAGTATGCCGGCGATGGCCGTCGGCGCGCCGGAGGTGTCCGGGGCGAGCCCGGCCAGCTGGCCGACGGAGAAGGAGCTGAGGACGAGGATGAGGAAGATCTTGGACACGTCGCCGAAGGTGGACCAGCCTTTGGTGATGAAGTAGGCGCCCGCCCAGAGCGTCACCGTGTACGCGCCGTACATGGCGCCCTGGGAGAGGCCGAGGATGATGCCCATGTACTGCGACTTGCGCTGGGCCTTGGCCGAGGGGCCGTCCAGCGCCCGGTTGAACGTGCCAACGATGCCGCCCTGCGCGCAGAGCGCCGCGACGGTGCGCACGTTCGACACGGCGCCCGCGGCGATGCTGCTGGCCCGCGCGTACGCGGCTTCGTCGGACCTGGCGCCGACGTTGATGAGCAGGTTGAGGTAGCTCGCGCCGAGCGTGagtggagtgcatgccatggcaatCAGTGTGAGGCGCCAATCCAGCCCGAAGCATATGCCGAGGCCGACGCCGGCGGAGCCCACGGCCATGAGCAGCACGGCGTACCGGTCGCCGAACATGGAGCGGAAGGCGATGGCGTCCCTGGCGAGCCGTGTCACGAGGACGCCCATGGCATTGTCTTCCTCGTCGAACCACGCGGGCTCCTGGCGCATGATGGCGCGGAAGAGGCGGTCGCGGACGCGCATGGTGAGCCGGGCGCCGGCCCAGCCGCAGAAGCCCTGCTGCCCCGTCATGGTGAGGATGCAGGCAAAGCCGAGACCCACGACGGCGAGGGCCAGGTACCCGATCTGCCGCCTCATCTTGTCCGTGTCGGGGTCGAAGTACACCTGGACGGCCTGGCCCAGGAGCAGCGGGAACACGGAGAACACGGCGCCGGCGTTGATGCCCATGAGAAACCCCAGGATGAGCAACGGCCCTTCCTGCCGCTGCAGCTCCCATATGTCAGAGACGCTGAACTTGGCGGCGGCCTTGCGGCCGCGCGCGTCCTTggcgtccgcctcctcctcctcctgtatcGCGCGAATGCCGCCGTACCTCGACTTGGAGACCGACACGTCGTACCCCGAGTTGTCGGTGAAGCTGTTGTACCCCGCCGCGCCGGGCGTGCCAGGGGTGCCGGGGGCGACGGCAGGGTCGGACCTGCCGCCGTCGGAGGCGAGCTTGACGAGGCCGGCGTAGGGGCCGGCGCGGGCCATGAGGTCGGCGTGGCGGCCCGACTCGACGACGGCCCCGCGGTCGAGCACGGCGATGGTGTCGGCGTTGCGGACGGTGGCGAGGCGGTGCGCGATGACGAGGACGGTGCGGCCGACGGAGAGGCGGTCGATGGACTGCTGCACGACGGCCTCGGACTCGGCGTCGAGCGCGCTGGTGGGCTCGTCCAGCAGCAGGATGCGCGGCTCCCGGATGATGGCGCGCGCCAGCGCGATGCGCTGCTTCTGTCCCCCCGACAGCTGGGTCCCACGGTCACCAACCTAaataaaccaagaaagaatttgtttAGGAGATTCTGGCGGGCCCATTGACAGAGACAGACTAGTGAGGCCATCATCAGCATCGGCATCATCATCAGTTTGGTTAATGGATCTAGTCACCTGCGTGTCGTAGCCGTCGGGGAGGCCGAGGACGAAGGTGTGGGCGTTGGCCTTGGTGCAGGCGGCGATGGCCTCCTGCCTCGTCGCGTTCTCCTTGCCCATCATCACGTTCTCGATGATGGAGACGGCGAACAGGATGGGCTCCTGGCCGACCAGCCCGATCTGCGACCGGAGCCACTTGAGGTTCAGCGACCCCAGGTCCTGGCCGTCCAGCGTGATCGTCCCTGCACACAACCAACACGATACAGTTTGCATGAACTTCGATCATCCATCGTACGTGCAACCATGGTACGGTGGCGCACGGGAATGAGCGGTTCCATGGTGATTGTACGTACCTCGGGTGGGGTCGTAGAACCTCTCGATGAGCGCGAACACGGTGGACTTGCCGCCGCCGCTGATGCCCACCAGCGCCAGCATCTTCGCCGCCGGGACGATCAGGTTCAGGTTGTAGAGGATGAGCGACTCCGGGCGCGACGGGTACGCGAACTCCACCTCCTTGAACTCCATCCTGCCCCGCACCGCCGACAGCGCCCGCCCGCCGGCGCCGTACGGGTCGATCTCCGGCTCCCGGTCGATGATCTCGAACACCCGCCCGGCCGCCGCCGTCCCCTGCGCGAACTGCGCCGAGTACGACAGCGACAGCGCCAGGCCCCTGCACGCACGAACGCACACCATTTCCAAAGTTACAGCCAGCGAACAAGCCTAGTGACAGAGAAAGTGATGGCGCGTTGGCACCGGCGTCGTGCTTGCCTTCCTCCGACCATGACGCCGAAGAAGCAGGCGATGGCGTCGCCGCCCTTGATCTCCTGCTGGGCGACGAGCTTGGCGCCGTACCACAGCGCCAGCGCCCACTGGGAGTAGGTGACCAGGTAGATCATGCCCATGCCGGCGCCCTTGGCGAAGCCCATCTTGACGCCGATCGGCGACGCCTTGCGCAGCCACTCGGCGTACCGGTCGGCCAGCCGCTCCTCCATCACGAACGACAGCACCGTCCGGATCGAGCTGATCGCCTGCTGCGCCACGCTGCCCGCAGGTTGGTACGACGCCTAGTTGATCCATGATGATCAGAAGTTCAGAACCAAGTCCAGACTGCATGTTTGTTTTCCATCAGTCTATGTTCAGACACTAATTACCTCTTCGTTGGCGGCGAGGCCGCCGTATATGGCCTTGTAGGCGATGCCGCAGGCCATCATGACCGGCGTGACGGCCAAGACGGCGAGCGCGATCCGCCATGAAGTTCTGAACCCGACCACGTAGCCGAAGATGAATGTGAAGACGTGATGCACAAACCCTGCCATCTATATATAGATGCACAAGTACAGCAGTTCAGGCAGAGTGCTACGAGGATTCAGATATATTTTGCCGATCGATACGAACAACGTGCATCAGCAATTGGTAATCTTGGTTACCTTCTCCCCCATGACTTCCTGGATCTGCGCGACGTCGCTGGAGATGCTCTGCATCACCTCGCCGGTGCTCACCTCCGTGTCGAAGAAGCCGATCTCCTGCCGCAGCACCGCCTTGAGGTACTCTCGCCGCACCCGCAGCGCCGACCTCTCGCCCACGATCCTCCAGCACATGATCTCTGCGCCAACCAACGCTCATCAGTACTAGCAGTAGATCCATGCATGACGAATGACATGTCAGTGTGCCATGGCTCAGAACGAGAGGCACGATGTGCTCACCGAGGTACGCTCCGATGACGACAACCACGGCGAGGATGACCATGTACACGCTGATCTGCCGGACGTCATTCATCATCTGCGACTTGTCGGAGGCGACGATCTTGTTGACGAAGTTGCCGAAGAGGTACGAGTACCAGGGCAGCGAGCCGCCGTTGATCATGGCGCCGATGCACCCGAGCACGAGCAGCACGACGTCCATCGGCGTCGAGTACTTGAACAGCCCGGTGACGCTGACCGGCTTCCCGGCCCTCAGCTCgacctcgccgtcgtcgtcgtcctcgtcgtcgaacTCGTAGCCGCCGCCGGCGTCGTCGCCGTAGTACCGGCTCCGGCTCTGGCTGTAGGACGTGGCACTCACGTCGTAGCCGAAGCTGGGCACGTCCCGCTGCACGGGGGCGGGGGTGACGTAGAGCTTGTTGTGGTTGTCGCGCGAGAAGGAGACCTCGCGGGACACCGGGgtgcgcgcgccggcgccggcgccgtatCTCACCATCGCCCTGTCCACGGCGCCGCCAGCGCCAGCAGGGGCGACGGACGCGGCG is drawn from Triticum dicoccoides isolate Atlit2015 ecotype Zavitan chromosome 4A, WEW_v2.0, whole genome shotgun sequence and contains these coding sequences:
- the LOC119284527 gene encoding ABC transporter B family member 19-like translates to MSWQSSVSWQPDTSWAQPHGLGAAVGPWGLAGSDAASRRGPALFQRTARDYYLSRRSGARTHRDRSSSMSTVHRPSGAVSTVAGKRLELQSVVTDASRAAAVAPDVSFASNDDCSIAASVAPAGAGGAVDRAMVRYGAGAGARTPVSREVSFSRDNHNKLYVTPAPVQRDVPSFGYDVSATSYSQSRSRYYGDDAGGGYEFDDEDDDDGEVELRAGKPVSVTGLFKYSTPMDVVLLVLGCIGAMINGGSLPWYSYLFGNFVNKIVASDKSQMMNDVRQISVYMVILAVVVVIGAYLEIMCWRIVGERSALRVRREYLKAVLRQEIGFFDTEVSTGEVMQSISSDVAQIQEVMGEKMAGFVHHVFTFIFGYVVGFRTSWRIALAVLAVTPVMMACGIAYKAIYGGLAANEEASYQPAGSVAQQAISSIRTVLSFVMEERLADRYAEWLRKASPIGVKMGFAKGAGMGMIYLVTYSQWALALWYGAKLVAQQEIKGGDAIACFFGVMVGGRQARRRGLALSLSYSAQFAQGTAAAGRVFEIIDREPEIDPYGAGGRALSAVRGRMEFKEVEFAYPSRPESLILYNLNLIVPAAKMLALVGISGGGKSTVFALIERFYDPTRGTITLDGQDLGSLNLKWLRSQIGLVGQEPILFAVSIIENVMMGKENATRQEAIAACTKANAHTFVLGLPDGYDTQVGDRGTQLSGGQKQRIALARAIIREPRILLLDEPTSALDAESEAVVQQSIDRLSVGRTVLVIAHRLATVRNADTIAVLDRGAVVESGRHADLMARAGPYAGLVKLASDGGRSDPAVAPGTPGTPGAAGYNSFTDNSGYDVSVSKSRYGGIRAIQEEEEADAKDARGRKAAAKFSVSDIWELQRQEGPLLILGFLMGINAGAVFSVFPLLLGQAVQVYFDPDTDKMRRQIGYLALAVVGLGFACILTMTGQQGFCGWAGARLTMRVRDRLFRAIMRQEPAWFDEEDNAMGVLVTRLARDAIAFRSMFGDRYAVLLMAVGSAGVGLGICFGLDWRLTLIAMACTPLTLGASYLNLLINVGARSDEAAYARASSIAAGAVSNVRTVAALCAQGGIVGTFNRALDGPSAKAQRKSQYMGIILGLSQGAMYGAYTVTLWAGAYFITKGWSTFGDVSKIFLILVLSSFSVGQLAGLAPDTSGAPTAIAGILSILKRRPTINEEGTKRRTIKDGKPMDVELRKVIFAYPSRPDVTVLNDFSLRVKFGSTVAVVGPSGSGKSTVVWLVQRFYDPLGGTVTVGGMDVRELDLKWLRGECAMVGQEPALFSGSIRENIGFGNPKAAWAEIENAAKEANIHKFIAGLPQGYDTQVGESGVQLSGGQKQRIAIARAVLKQSRILLLDEASSALDLESEKHVQEALRRVSRRATTITVAHRLSTIRDADRITVVSAGRTVEFGSHETLLANHRDGLYAAMVKAEIEAQAFA